From a single Solenopsis invicta isolate M01_SB chromosome 4, UNIL_Sinv_3.0, whole genome shotgun sequence genomic region:
- the LOC105194898 gene encoding transient receptor potential cation channel protein painless, translating to MACEKMQECLLDDCDSSLISIQDLYERQLNIEQFKDFQSFQNIVKRALRNSQLINYILIDSKHLKETCLDIASKNGFTEFVKILLGQGVKLNRVNNTYNHAPIHFAAEGGHVDTLEALLADATVNPNLQAGQQTALHIAVNRNDQKCALQLLQKGASANIPNGEGLTASRLAVKKKQHRFQHDMAELIQQEQWQSSDLDSYSHNNQTIGKVIHQNRPNLELHKYPFYHKYDLQYYLMVNDETNFLKNMPKETSLSNDECLKLLKIAMRNNLRKAVREILKSLKEIEGDTRKKFFVEQAARMAIEKGHYAVLQELLNVVPEITKDLIIDVCWQLKKLRDQDKKLDISDWLECMNLMLDKEGVNIRAITDEKSNTPLHYAAKSGFSEAISLFLNRDSYIGHLNDVNKPPIADIPESMLSNYFDNCIQMKTDQQTNKCAIEFNYRCLMPPNVSKAQGDDLGTRELEVFMYIANNNNLKQLLKHPLLSSFLHLKWHMIRHLLFVNFIIYVVFYILLNGYILSMAYKSSPNKDEAESFNMSLGRVSMQMFQNVHQNNMLQNSIIIMLSLYIFRDFILLLSCFKHYTKDFTNWLQISLIALSIAMLCSNILNLLPDYLQLNIGVTVILISTWKLMILISQYPRFTTGIVIFQTVFWNFVCLFVPYIFLVIAFALVFQIFFKDGQDPNFKDSNLIFSISKIIIMLTGEFDIDDITFQLEESMWIRFVFVIFVLLMVIVLMNMINGIAVSDTAEILCKTELIGLIERIHLIAYFENIACAIDESLRRWSSRCLLWKSFASLASRTFLSQNYLRDKDGKISFEIEDSRNSHDDNNVPSEKKGNKFYASWKMDRNIIERAKQIIFNKNQQSDNEKIMIALNKLQEAMGIEVTKI from the exons atgGCTTGCGAAAAGATGCAGGAGTGTCTACTGGACGACTGCGATTCTTCTTTAATCAGTATACAAGATCTTTATGAGCGTCAGCTGAACATCGAACAATTCAAAGATTTCCAATCTTTCCAAAATATCGTAAAGCGTGCTTTGAGAAACTCGCAACttattaattacatacttaTCGACTCTAAACATCTAAAAGAAACATGCCTTGATATAGCTAGCAAAAATGGCTTTACGGAAttcgtaaaaatcttattgGGTCAAGGGGTAAAGCTTAACAGGGTGAACAACACGTATAATCACGCTCCTATTCACTTCGCCGCAGAAGGCGGACACGTAGACACGTTGGAAGCTTTACTAGCTGATGCGACGGTAAATCCTAATCTCCAGGCTGGACAGCAGACCGCTCTGCATATTGCGGTGAACAGAAATGATCAAAAGTGTGCTTTACAACTACTGCAGAAAGGTGCTAGCGCTAATATTCCCAACGGTGAGGGTTTAACTGCCAGCCGACTAGCGGTAAAGAAAAAACAGCATCGTTTCCAGCACGACATGGCAGAGTTGATACAACAAGAACAGTGGCAATCCTCGGATCTAGATAGTTACAGTCACAACAATCAGACAATAGGCAAGGTGATCCACCAGAACCGACCAAATCTAGAACTTCACAAATATCCATTTTACCATAAATATGATCTTCAGTACTATTTGATGGTCAAtgatgaaacaaattttttgaaaaatatgcctAAGGAGACTTCTTTGTCGAATGATGAGTGTTTAAAGCTATTGAAAATAGCCATGCGAAATAATCTTCGTAAGGCAGTGAGAGAAATTCTAAAAAGCCTTAAAGAAATAGAAGGAGATACGAGGAAAAAGTTCTTCGTAGAGCAAGCGGCACGCATGGCAATTGAAAAGGGTCATTACGCTGTTCTTCAGGAATTGCTGAACGTAGTGCCAGAAATAACTAAGGACCTAATTATAGATGTTTGCTGGCAGCTGAAAAAATTGAGAGACCAAGATAAAAA gCTTGATATATCCGATTGGCTAGAGTGTATGAACTTGATGCTGGATAAAGAAGGAGTGAACATTCGCGCAATAACGGACG aaaagTCTAACACGCCACTGCATTATGCCGCCAAATCGGGCTTTAGCGAAGCGATTTCTCTATTTCTCAATCGAGACAGCTATATAGGTCATTTAAACGATGTTAATAAACCGCCTATCGCAGATATTCCGGAAAGCATGCTGTCAAACTACTTTGATAATTGTATACAGATGAAGACGGACCAGCAAACAAACAAGTGCGCAATCGAATTCAATTATCGCTGCTTGATGCCACCCAATGTTTCCAAGGCGCAAGGCGATGATCTGGGAACTCGCGAGTTGGAAGTGTTCATGTATATTGCTAATAACAACAACCTCAAACAATTGCTGAAGCATCCGCTGCTCTCGTCTTTTCTCCACCTCAAATGGCACATGATACGGCACCTCTTGTTTGTGAATTTTATCATCTATGTAGTCTTCTACATCTTGTTGAACGGTTACATTCTGAGTATGGCATACAAAAGTTCTCCGAATAAAGACGAAGCGgagtcgttcaacatgtctctAGGGAGAGTTTCCATGCAAATGTTTCAGAACGTTCACCAGAACAATATGTTACAgaattctattattataatgCTGTCACTTTATATCTTTCGAGACTTCATTTTACTCCTCAGTTGTTTTAAGCACTACACGAAGGATTTTACGAACTGGTTGCAGATCAGCCTAATTGCACTAAGTATCGCCATGCTATGCAGCAACATACTGAACTTACTGCCAGACTACTTGCAACTTAATATCGGTGTCACGGTAATCCTAATATCCACCTGGAAACTCATGATTCTGATCAGCCAGTATCCGAGATTTACTACTGGCATTGTGATTTTTCAAACTGTCTTCTGGAACTTTGTATGCTTATTCGTGCCGTACATATTTCTCGTCATCGCGTTCGCTCTGGtcttccaaatattttttaaggacGGCCAGGATCCAAATTTCAAGGATTCAAATCTCATCTTTTCGAtcagcaaaattattatcatgCTCACCGGTGAGTTCGATATAGACGATATTACATTCCAATTAGAGGAATCAATGTGGATCCGTTTCGTGTTCGTGATATTCGTCCTTCTCATGGTTATCGTATTAATGAATATGATAAATGGTATTGCGGTTAGCGATACCGCCGAGATTCTGTGCAAGACCGAGCTGATTGGACTCATTGAGCGGATACATCTGATTGCTTACTTTGAGAATATCGCCTGCGCGATCGATGAGTCACTTAGACGATGGTCTTCTAGATGTCTACTATGGAAGTCCTTCGCTAGTCTTGCTAGCAGGACTTTTCTGTCTCAAAATTATCTGAGAGATAAAGACGGCAAGATTAGCTTTGAGATTGAGGACAGTCGAAATTCTCATGACGACAATAACGTTCCTAGCGAGAAAAAAGGTAACAAATTTTATGCTAGCTGGAAAATGGACCGCAATATAATTGAGCGAGCTAAACAGATTATCTTCAATAAGAATCAACAGTCGGATAATGAGAAAATCATGATTGCGTTGAATAAGCTGCAGGAAGCGATGGGAATCGAGGTGACTAAAATTTAG